A window of the Fusarium poae strain DAOMC 252244 chromosome 3, whole genome shotgun sequence genome harbors these coding sequences:
- a CDS encoding hypothetical protein (BUSCO:49683at5125), producing MGKKRRGHPDIEEVLHRPWCYYCERDFEDLKLLISHQKAKHFKCDRCGRRLNTAGGLSVHMNQVHKENLTQVENALPNRQGLEVEIFGMEGIPQEMLDQHRNRILQNFQQAQKDRQIATGNPLPGQGHQHKKIKTESPDDLKQRLAEFRQKKKEIAANGGVDPAAAAAAPAVTEPQDSFNAPPTYASQNPYEQPAFVQAPAAAVAPPYSFAANNLPARPSSGAALPTATGLPQRPTQGGAWNGAPAAGDDIDNLIRMAEAGIKPATPAEDGDKKKKEKKARMFYDDAEISPEERMAALPRYAFVPEVGR from the exons ATGGGAAAGAAGCGGCGCGGTCATCCCGACATTGAGGAGGTGCTGCACCGTCCTTGGTGCTACTACT GCGAGCGTGATTTTGAAGATTTGAAACTTCTCATCTCTCATCAAAAGGCTAAGCACTTTAAATGCGACCGCTGTGGTCGTCGTCTCAACACTGCAGGAG GTCTCTCTGTGCACATGAACCAGGTCCACAAGGAAAACCTCACGCAGGTCGAAAACGCGCTTCCCAACAGACAAGGTCTCGAGGTGGAGATCTTTGGTATGGAGGGTATTCCCCAGGAAATGCTCGACCAGCACCGCAACCGTATCCTCCAGAATTTCCAGCAGGCGCAGAAGGATAGACAGATCGCGACAGGAAACCCACTTCCTGGACAGGGTCATCagcacaagaagatcaagacgGAGTCGCCGGATGACCTGAAGCAGAGGTTGGCCGAGTTTaggcaaaagaagaaggagattgCTGCCAACGGAGGCGTGGAtccagctgctgctgctgctgctcctgcGGTCACCGAGCCACAAGATTCTTTC AACGCTCCTCCTACGTATGCTTCACAAAACCCCTACGAACAACCAGCTTTCGTTCAAGCTCCCGCCGCCGCCGTCGCACCACCTTACTCTTTCGCTGCCAACAATCTTCCCGCACGTCCATCATCCGGCGCCGCGCTTCCCACAGCTACAGGTCTACCCCAACGTCCCACACAAGGTGGCGCATGGAACGGCGCACCTGCTGCAGGCGACGATATTGATAACCTGATTCGCATGGCCGAGGCAGGTATCAAGCCTGCAACGCCAGCTGAAGATGgtgataagaagaagaaggagaagaaggcgagGATGTTTTATGATGATGCCGAGATCAGTCCTGAGGAGAGAATGGCTGCGCTGCCGAGGTATGCGTTTGTTCCAGAGGTTGGACGTTAG
- a CDS encoding hypothetical protein (TransMembrane:2 (o399-417i438-457o)), with product MMQAISQRNLNSSSIANFSTPTSLSLPSQSLPSSLYWPFDARSYSALTWAPDNFAYNCNPSVAVVKPSAATLTKPTGRRPRQPAAISRCTARTKARTASPASVGYRSSGYRSAPSSAPSSARSSPSCTRSFSPRPKSKMPGRPPKRASSGEDDGHAPGKVKQPRLERGPDDFSSVVKNRLQSYTRTGQACDRCKVRKIRCDALPEGCSHCTNQNLECYVTDRVTGRTERRGYMQELEREKSDMLSHIRDLEKLLDNKGVEVKPWEWSPYAQYPSGVNFDDMGNPIPDPSTGETWSQVGSAWVKNSESSSSPTFPRTLESRPHGNHLGVGFDSAPLSSIGGTKLSILGMTVDLAKYEDDEPPVDAKPSAPLYNKSSQSFLQSAMRINPPMHVDMPSREDAFTYAEWYFMTFSAFLPLLHKPSFMRLLTRMYDEPNFEPSVAELVTVHMLFAMICYQYGTRNWQQVDQRTQMNDLSNKHYHFALSKFFELTCSRDLASVQAMAMIVKHTRAFPKSGCVSIIANIALQRALELDLHRESRKPGESTNLQHELRKRIFWVIMTVYIAINGRRGRPMPITIEEFDVGFPEPIADELLSDEGVDTSRNIPCPYWPGIVSFKIIPIYLEMYSNIYSVRRDARNYVSIVSALEAKIEKWEDELPGFLKLDHAEQTEQTRMAAVYAKTWALEFRLCLRHPSVAMTSDKAKMAENMSICEDVSRQMLQCQLEIQKCKCLDTTWYQTSMYTAGVFTMLAAMWERRFKTTPEAIATLREEMNGWVGILEEAGSLLGSGSSIGAEIGTIIDRTIAWIDHDMRSKEPKSTQPSITPEIKQEQAAQSSTYPTPQVPSTASSGNTQGEVSTKSYFPEPQMNGQPPYPTLAYNEPTPNGLPAYDAGTMFYNTTAQAAATTSALSSSVAQVNPMLAFSGSTQVPQPDMLWQGRGNTWHDWTSAIADTQDRFSASTLLTLGGNTRDASTSTGVTASPSANDINNIQNGGQWPLIIFDQMAPNGS from the exons ATGATGCAGGCCATATCCCAGCGCAACCTCAATTCCTCCTCCATCGCCAACTTTTCCACTCCAACGTCGTTGTCGTTGCCGTCGCAATCGCTGCCAAGTAGTTTATACTGGCCATTCGACGCGCGATCCTACTCCGCCCTCACGTGGGCGCCTGATAACTTCGCTTACAACTGCAACCCTTCTGTCGCCGTTGTAAAGCCTTCTGCTGCGACTTTGACAAAACCCACTGGGCGCCGCCCGCGCCAGCCTGCCGCGATATCTCGTTGCACGGCTAGGACAAAGGCCAGAACCGCGTCTCCTGCGAGTGTCGGCTACAGGAGCTCTGGATACAGAAGTGCTCCATCTTCAGCACCTTCATCTGCGAGATCTTCACCTTCTTGCACGAGGAGCTTCTCCCCACGACCAAAGTCCAAGATGCCCGGTCGACCTCCGAAACGGGCCAGCAGTGGCGAGGACGACGGCCATGCGCCAGGAAAAGTCAAGCAACCCCGATTAGAACGTGGACCCGATGATTTCTCCAGCGTTGTCAAGAATCGATTGCAATCATATACACGCACTGGTCAAGCTTGCGACAGGTGCAAG GTTCGCAAGATTCGATGCGATGCCCTCCCCGAAGGATGCTCCCACTGTACCAACCAGAATCTCGAATGCTATGTCACGGATCGCGTGACTGGTCGCACAGAGCGAAGAGGATATATGCAGGAATTGGAGAGGGAAAAGAGCGACATGCTTTCCCACATCCGCGATCTCGAAAAGTTACTCGACAACAAAGGCGTCGAAGTCAAGCCATGGGAGTGGTCGCCCTACGCGCAGTACCCCTCTGGCGTAAACTTTGACGATATGGGCAATCCAATTCCAGATCCAAGTACTGGCGAAACATGGTCCCAGGTTGGCAGCGCATGGGTCAAGAATTCTGAATCGAGCTCAAGTCCAACCTTTCCTCGTACGCTGGAATCTCGACCTCATGGCAATCACCTTGGTGTTGGATTCGACAGCGCTCCTTTGAGCTCAATTGGAGGAACAAAACTGTCAATTCTGGGCATGACAGTCGACCTCGCAAAGTACGAGGACGACGAGCCCCCAGTCGATGCAAAGCCCTCGGCGCCATTGTACAACAAGTCGTCGCAGTCCTTCCTCCAATCCGCCATGCGCATCAACCCTCCCATGCACGTCGACATGCCCTCTCGTGAAGATGCTTTTACTTATGCCGAGTGGTACTTTATGACCTTTTCCGCCTTTCTCCCACTTCTCCACAAACCTTCATTTATGCGACTG TTGACGCGCATGTACGACGAACCTAATTTTGAGCCTTCGGTGGCGGAGCTTGTTACTGTGCATATGCTTTTCGCCATGATCTGCTACCAGTATGGTACTCGAAATTGGCAGCAAGTTGATCAGCGCACTCAAATGAATGATCTGTCCAATAAGCATTACCATTTCGCTTTGAGCAAATTCTTTGAGTTGACATGCTCCCGGGATCTAGCCTCGGTCCAGGCGATGGCCATGATTGTCAAGCATACCAGAGCCTTTCCCAAGTCTGGTTGTGTTTCGATCATCGCCAACATTGCGCTGCAGCGGGCGCTCGAATTGGACTTACACCGTGAGTCGAGAAAACCAGGTGAAAGCACCAATCTTCAACATGAACTCCGAAAGAGAATTTTCTGGGTCATCATGACTGTTTACATCGCTATCAATGGGCGTCGTGGTAGGCCCATGCCAATCACTATTGAGGAATTTGACGTCGGCTTTCCCGAGCCTATCGCAGACGAGCTTCTTTCGGATGAGGGTGTTGACACATCCCGCAACATTCCCTGCCCTTACTGGCCGGGAATTGTCAGTTTCAAGATTATTCCAATCTATTTGGAGATGTACTCGAATATCTACAGTGTCCGACGAGATGCGCGCAATTATGTCAGTATTGTCAGCGCGCTTGAAGCCAAGATTGAGAAATGGGAGGATGAGCTTCCTGGCTTTCTGAAGCTGGATCACGCCGAGCAGACAGAACAGACACGCATGGCAGCTGTTTATGCCAAAACATGGGCACTTGAGTTTCGACTTTGTTTGCGCCATCCCTCGGTGGCAATGACAAgcgacaaggccaagatggcaGAGAACATGTCAATCTGCGAGGATGTTTCGCGACAGATGCTTCAATGTCAGCTTGAGATCCAAAAGTGCAAGTGTCTCGATACTACGTGGTATCAGACTTCAATGTACACTGCAGGTGTTTTCACCATGTTGGCTGCCATGTGGGAGAGAAGATTTAAGACGACGCCAGAGGCCATCGCTACCTTGCGGGAGGAGATGAACGGCTGGGTCGGCATTCTTGAGGAAGCCGGCTCACTGCTCG GGTCAGGATCCAGTATTGGTGCCGAGATTGGAACCATCATTGATCGTACAATTGCGTGGATCGACCATGATATGCGCAGCAAGGAGCCCAAGAGCACCCAACCGTCCATCACACCAGAGATCAAGCAGGAACAAGCTGCTCAATCCTCTACTTACCCAACCCCCCAGGTCCCATCCACAGCGTCCAGTGGAAACACTCAAGGTGAAGTCTCTACAAAGAGCTACTTCCCAGAGCCTCAGATGAATGGACAACCTCCTTATCCCACACTTGCCTACAACGAACCCACACCAAACGGCTTGCCTGCTTACGACGCTGGCACCATGTTCTACAACACAACTGCGCAAGCCGCAGCCACGACATCGGCCCTTTCGTCGTCTGTGGCGCAGGTGAACCCAATGCTCGCCTTTTCTGGATCGACCCAGGTACCCCAGCCTGACATGCTCTGGCAGGGTCGCGGCAACACTTGGCACGACTGGACTTCGGCCATCGCTGACACCCAGGATCGGTTCAGTGCATCCACTCTTTTGACGCTCGGAGGCAATACACGAGATGCCTCTACCAGCACAGGCGTCACAGCCAGCCCATCGGCAAACGACATTAACAATATACAAAACGGAGGCCAGTGGCCCCTGATAATCTTTGACCAAATGGCGCCAAACGGATCTTGA
- a CDS encoding hypothetical protein (BUSCO:36503at5125), with product MSSALRRGTAQPLRWATASSSAITINTLRPCLTARRYIHSSERRTNTIVEQRQIRDPLPSAPSKAPLSVLPLIMILRSLATMTVSSSPLLLPPSLHVMGILANTSNPILNPDKNPLLRFFLKKTFYAQFCAGEKSPEIKKTIDGLKNIGFNGVILNYAKEVVLTKDEGADLKNAAIETEEAIQNEILPWARGTLETVRLAEPGDFVALKFTGAGSIALHQLKERMPPSPSMYKAIDSICQLAHERGVRLLFDAEQDMLQDGIDDWTLEFIRKYNKGLGEAVVFGTYQAYKKKCPEVLSAHLKLAQEEGFALGVKLVRGAYLNSDPRELFHDTKEDTDACFDSLSASVLTREWNADVKGSGVYPVASLVVASHNAESVRKSRAIMEAGRAKSDIAFAQLQGMADEVSCELVEANQLDKTMNLPAYKYLVWGTTGECMKYLLRRAHENKDAVQRTKGSRDALWSELVRRCKSVVGLA from the coding sequence ATGAGCTCGGCCCTTCGGCGAGGGACTGCCCAGCCCCTTCGCTGGGCGACAGCATCTTCCAgcgccatcaccatcaacacTCTCCGACCATGCCTCACTGCCCGCCGTTACATCCATTCTTCTGAGCGACGAACCAACACAATCGTCGAGCAGCGCCAGATCCGCGACCCTCTTCCTTCCGCTCCCAGCAAGGCTCCTCTCTCCGTCCTGCCTCTGATTATGATCCTGCGATCTCTGGCCACCATGACCGTCTCTTCCTCGCCTCTCCTCCTGCCTCCTTCTCTGCACGTCATGGGAATCCTGGCCAACACCTCCAACCCCATCCTCAACCCCGACAAGAACCCTCTTTTGCGATTTTTCTTGAAGAAGACCTTTTACGCTCAATTCTGTGCTGGCGAAAAGTCACCCGAGATTAAAAAGACTATCGACGGACTCAAGAATATTGGTTTCAACGGTGTTATTCTCAACTACGCCAAGGAGGTTGTCCTCACAAAGGATGAGGGTGCCGATCTCAAGAACGCCGCCATCGAGACCGAAGAGGCTATCCAGAACGAGATTCTTCCCTGGGCCCGAGGCACTCTTGAGACCGTCCGACTTGCTGAGCCTGGTGACTTTGTCGCCCTCAAGTTCACTGGCGCCGGCAGCATCGCCCTCCACCAGCTCAAGGAGCGTATGCCTCCCAGCCCCTCCATGTACAAGGCCATCGACTCCATCTGCCAGCTTGCCCACGAGCGAGGTGTCCGTCTTCTTTTCGACGCCGAGCAGGACATGCTCCAGGATGGTATCGATGACTGGACTCTAGAGTTTATCCGCAAGTACAACAAGGGTCTCGGCGAGGCTGTCGTCTTTGGTACttaccaagcctacaagaaGAAGTGTCCCGAGGTTCTCTCCGCCCACCTCAAGCTCGCTCAGGAAGAGGGCTTCGCTCTCGGTGTCAAGCTTGTCCGTGGTGCCTACCTCAACTCCGACCCCCGCGAGCTCTTCCACGATACCAAGGAGGACACCGACGCCTGCTTCGATTCTCTGTCTGCCAGTGTCCTCACCCGCGAATGGAACGCTGACGTCAAGGGTTCTGGTGTTTACCCCGTTGCCAGCCTGGTCGTTGCCTCTCACAACGCCGAGTCCGTCCGCAAGAGCCGTGCCATTATGGAGGCTGGCCGCGCCAAGTCCGACATTGCGTTTGCCCAGCTTCAGGGCATGGCTGACGAGGTTAGTTGCGAACTCGTCGAGGCCAACCAGCTGGACAAGACCATGAACCTCCCCGCCTACAAGTACCTCGTCTGGGGAACTACTGGCGAGTGCATGAAGTACCTTCTCCGCCGCGCGCATGAGAACAAGGATGCCGTGCAGCGCACCAAGGGTAGCCGAGATGCTCTCTGGTCTGAGCTTGTCCGACGATGCAAGAGCGTCGTTGGCCTTGCTTga
- a CDS encoding hypothetical protein (BUSCO:52535at5125) produces the protein MSLETVTLEHLPASHKVYVALFRNVKNAAFLHQQLLARNPEFEYAFIDASVVVSRLQLLSAVFKATSTAVNATLRTPNVHSEIVCNMSSSNNIADAYRRYGISPSTKDLVVVKVTFPVEGTEPLTQDQIWEHLKTNVEGEAVSITDEQISTATDVPKVRKYYKLNGLKWLDDIQDEKVKQKEMESLVIGAMALRGV, from the exons atgtctctCGAAACAGTGACTCTCGAACACCTACCAGCATCGCACAAGGTCTACGTTGCCCTATTCCGTAATGTAAAGAATGCGGCCTTTCTGCACCAGCAGCTCCTCGCCCGGAACCCCGAGTTTGAGTACGCCTTTATTGATGCCTCAGTG GTTGTTTCGAGGCTTCAGCTGTTGTCTGCTGTCTTTAAAGCTACGTCGACGGCTGTGAATGCCACTCTAAGGACGCCAAACGTTCACTCCGAGATTGTGTGCAACATGAGCTCCTCTAATAAC ATTGCCGATGCCTATCGTCGTTATGGCATTTCCCCATCAACCAAGGATCTTGTCGTTGTCAAGGTCACATTTCCTGTAGAGGGTACTGAGCCCTTGACCCAGGACCAAATCTGGGAGCATCTCAAGACCAATGTCGAGGGAGAGGCTGTGTCCATCACCGATGAACAGATATCCACCGCTACTGATGTACCAAAAGTACGAAAGTACTACAAGTTGAACGGACTCAAGTGGCTGGATGATATCCAGGATGAAAAGGTCAAACAGAAGGAGATGGAGTCGCTCGTCATAGGCGCAATGGCTCTACGGGGTGTTTGA